A single window of Anomaloglossus baeobatrachus isolate aAnoBae1 chromosome 5, aAnoBae1.hap1, whole genome shotgun sequence DNA harbors:
- the LOC142313007 gene encoding uncharacterized protein LOC142313007: MILQLGSYHKIVVTDTLRHEPRNMLNSTLNWETARAKPGDCIRRSEGLLASSDFQSYSGVLQDTYEEHCIIPAVSSVLHSKELSSDPIKQVLSSDSSQAITENKSHRRDDRTTKGTKTFSCSECGKCFAVKSALVKHQRIHTEEKAFSCLECGKKFAERSVLLTHQRTHTGEKPFFCSACGKCFAEKSKLVRHQRSHTGDKPYSCSECGKCFSAKSTLVTHQSIHTGEKRFSCSECGKKFNHMSNLVQHQRIHTGEKPFSCSECGKKFTRKSPLDYHEKTHIKEKSHFCIAKSPVNSDERIHILKTSFSCPECGKSFPSKSNLLTHQRTHTGEKPYPCPECGKCFANKSNLVKHQRTHTGEKPYSCSDCGKSFVSKSDMLNHQKSHMRKKPYLC, encoded by the exons ATGATTCTCCAGTTAGGGTCTTACCACAAAATAGTGGTCACCGATACTCTGAGACATGAACCTAGGAACATGCTGAATTCAACCCTGAATTGGGAAACTGCAAGAGCCAAACCTG GTGACTGTATTAGGAGATCAGAGGGACTTCTGGCATCTTCAGACTTTCAATCATATAGTGGTGTGCTACAAGACACATATGAAGAACATTGCATTATCCCAGCTGTATCCTCAGTGCTTCACAGCAAAGAACTATCTTCTGATCCTATTAAACAggtcctatcttctgattcatcacaggctATTACAGAAAATAAAAGTCACAGAAGGGATGATAGAACTACCAAAGGAACtaagacattttcatgttcagaatgtgggaaatgttttgcagttaaatcagctcttgttaaacatcagagaattcacacagaggagaaggcattttcatgtttagagtgtgggaaaAAGTTTGCAGAAAGATCAGTtcttcttacacatcagagaactcacacaggggagaagccatttttctgttcagcatgtgggaaatgttttgcagagaaatcaaaacttgttagacatcagagatctcacacaggggacaagccatattcatgttcagaatgtgggaaatgtttttcagctaaatcaactcttgttacacatcagagtattcacacaggggaaaagcgattttcatgttcagagtgtgggaaaaaaTTTAATCACATGTCAAACCTTGTTCAACATCAGAGaatccacacaggggagaagccattttcatgttcagagtgtgggaaaaaaTTTACTCGGAAATCGCCACTTGATTACCATGAGAAAACTCACATAAAGGAAAAGTCACATTTTTGTATAGCTAAATCACCTGTCAATAGTGATGAAAGAATTCACATACTGAAAActtcattttcatgtccagaatgtggaaaaAGTTTTCCAAGTAAATCAAAtcttcttacacatcagagaactcacacaggggaaaagccatatccgtgtccagaatgtgggaaatgttttgcaaacaaatcaaatcttgttaaacatcagagaactcacacaggggagaagccatattcatgttcagactgtgggaaaagtTTTGTATCTAAATCAGATATGCTTAATCATCAAAAAAGCCACATGAGGAAGAAGCCATATCTGTGTTGA